The Manduca sexta isolate Smith_Timp_Sample1 chromosome 15, JHU_Msex_v1.0, whole genome shotgun sequence genome includes the window TAGAATATAGATATCACTTTATCTTGGAAAATGTAAAACTAGACATTAACCCGGAAAAGCTATTCACAAgggtagtaaataatataataacacaatGCAGAATATAttgctaatattttaattatttgttataaacgCTTACtcaaatagaaattatttttattttagtgtgaTTTTTAAGGCGACGTTTATTATTATCTGAAAATATACATGCGGCGTCaaaataaagaagaaagaatAGAAGATAATGGCACCGGAAGGCGTAAGAACTATATAAAGAAGTATAAGCGGCATATAAAGGATAGGTAGGATACGACGGAAGTGCATACATTGAACGAAATATATAAGATATGGGGAGTATATTAGGCGGCGaaactatataaattactaCTGACGCCTTATATGGTTACGCCTATAAGGTACAGGAAATATACTTCACTAATTGATTAGTACTCGAGCTGTGAATAGTAAAATAAGTGGCTGGACGAAGTATAAGGTGATCTTATAGTCCtatggtaaaatatattatataaaactaaaaacatgcTATCACATCTGTATAGGCAAATCTAGAAATGCAGCATTGATTGCACACATGAGTACCTGACAaggcgaaaataaaaataacaaatagtaaTGTATTCTATCTGATCGTAGTTAGTAAATATTTCAAAGGCAATAAAATGCGGACACTACACTGCTGACACCATTATGTAACGCAGAATTAGTTCATGGATGAAGGACGCCCTCGATATTTAGCCGTGTGATCAGAATAACCATGTTAGAATCGAATCCTGATTGTCCCACGTCACGCGCACTTACGTATGCAAAGCCCGCACGGCACGATGCTCCGAAGTGCTTCCAATGCGCGCAAGACATtcttgtttgtattatttttaacacatatcAGTCATAACAGAACGTGACGGAgttaaaaaatgcaatattcgtAATGTGTACGTCAATGGCAGAAGCGTTCTAAAGGGCACTGGTGGTAATACACCAGGTGGCTTCAATTAGGTAAtcctaatataaaaaacacgcaaaaatacaatgaaaaattTCATATGAATATTCCTTTCTCTTGTAGCACGAATAACTATTCTCTCGTTGCGTTATAGGAATGTTGCGTTTCTTTAAAGAGTTcatggataaaaaaaattaagttacaacTACCAATTAGGTATTGTatagtgtttttaatattaagcgatcgtaattattcaaaataaaaaaatatactaaagtgAGACCCTGTTAGATCTAATTAGACCCTATTTCTAAATCTTTGCATACTCTTATCCTACCGTAGATTTAATCGTTCCGTGTAGTGTGTACCGTATATTTCTTGGATATAAACTTATACATCCGTAAATGTATCATTCGCTTAATATGTTATTGTACCTTGTATGGCAAGCTCAATCATTTCTTTGAGAATGATAGAACCTTCCAAAGAAAGTTCAGGCAAACGTATCTACAAACGACGTGGATCGTTATTGCGTAAAATCGGCAATTCAATTAATGTCCACAGCAGCCAAATGCAGTGGTCTGTGTTTCGCGGAATGTCGTTAACTACGAGTTTTAGACCTTTccaatctataaataatagatttaatattcgactattacttatttatatagtaCAAATACAGTGTTTTAATGTAGatcaaatattatacaaaccttcataaaatttattgtattattcacCTTTACTAATTGGATTTAGTAAGCAATGATCGTTGATGTCAATTAATGTTATCAATattcaaatcaaattaattaattgattgaaGTAATTTGAACActtattatctataaatatgaTTGCCTTATTTGAAGCCTAtgtagaatatttattaataatcataatcaatgcctcggtggcgtagttgtattacggtacaactgcagtgctgaggtctcgggttccatccccgggtcaggcaaattgatattggatttttctactcagtatcagcccggagtctgaaatttgtacccggTATGTTGTTAGGCTCGAacccaatcacatcatgggacgaaatacacaaaGCAGAAAGTGGGAgtatcagttgcgcctctgcctacccaatcgggaataaaagacgtgagtgcGTGTGCAAGTGTTTGTCATAATCAGATCCATATAGGAGCACAGAATCTATAACGTCATCTATAACGTCACAACAGTAACGATTTTGTACAACGTCGTCGGTACATAATAAAACTACTTCAAACCGTCATTATCCTAATTTGATTTCCAGTATATTTTAcagtgaatattaaattaaaattaccatgcacaaaattacattaatcaGTCTCTCATGCTCTAATTTTATAGAATGTCATTATTTATGGTTGTGATGCTTCGTCTCGAATGTGAGCGTTAGTCTCGGCAAGAAGAGTCCTTTAGTGTATTTCTACCGGAAAGCGACCCGTAGTACTGAAAAAGTGTAATAATTTGCACACTTTAAAAtctattctatttataaattattatgtttcatgATCATTGGCAAAGTTCTAGCATGCCGGACTTTGTGATGAAAAGTTATATGCTATTTCGATgctgtttatttacattttataattgtcaTTTATCATAGATACCCATATTGTCATCTtgtcattaatttgtattaaaatacattcGTGTCTCGCTAAATCGATAGAATTTCATAAATTGATTCCAGGGAATCGCTAgacatgtaaagaaaaaaaagactcatgaacaaaacttttataaagtttttcgatTGAAAATGATAAGATTCTTCTTAATACGAAGCTCGTACTTTTTACATAGTCTGTACAACCATCAACATTCTATGGTAAGTAAAGTAAAATGCATTCGTAGTATTCAATATTAACGTTACGAAACAATTTATGATATGACTTgagtgcaataataaaaattaaagcagCTCACATGTTAAGTAGGGgtactaaattatataatgcTACTATGAATGGTCAGTTGTATGACATATTCGGCAACCGATGGTGTCTGTGTTGACACCTAATTGAGCATGCGCATGTCCTGCCTAAGGAAAGTGAAACTATCATCGACGAACAAAGACGTAATGCTTGCAACAGTATGAACTATATAACCTGTAAGTGACACACTCATCCATACACATCGACTTTGATACTCGACTAATCAAGTCGGAACACAAACAACATGTCAGCACTAAGATTAGTAAGTATCATCCAGATCGtgcatatattaataaacaaatccgaattgtttaattaaatcatatttttctttaacagGTCATTTTCACCACCGCCATCATAGCTGGTTGCAACGCCAGCGGATTTGGTCACATAGTGCCGGCTGCAGTCAAATCGTTTCCTATTGTCCGATATGCTCCTTTCTATAACTTCCCTGGAGTTGTGAGGTCAATACATGCCGTAGCACCAGCAGTTGCACCGGCGCCAGTCCTACCAGCTCCATTACCAGCGAGGTTCATACCAGCACCAGTAGCCCCAGCACCGATCCTGCCTGCTCCGGCCCCTATATTCCCGGCACCAGCACCTGTCCTGCCGGCTCCAGTACCAGCTCCGGTACCATTCGCGCCTGCCTTTGCTCCAGCTGTGGCACCTGCCTTCGCACCACCAGTAGCGCCTGCTTTTGCACCAGCGGTAACACCAGCCTTCGCTCCACCTGTCGCGCCTGCCTTCGCTCCAGCACCATTTTTTGCATCTGCCCTCCCGAAGTTAGCTCCTGCTGTGCCTGTACTGCCTAGGTTAGCTCCTGCTCTGCCAGTGTTGCCTAGATTAGCTCCTGCTGTGCCTGCTTTCCCGGCCCCGTTGTTTGCTCGTGCAGTTCCTGCTTTACCTGCGGCTCCGTTCGCACCGATCATAAGGCCCGTGGCCCCGGCGCTGCCTGCAGTCGCCCCGGCGTTACCAGCCCCAGTATTCCCTCCAGCTCCATTTGCAGTAACAAGAGCTCTACCTTACGGTATTGCACCATACGCGCCCCTAGCGCCTATTGTCAAACAAGTTGCGTGGAAATGATCTAGTCaaataatttagaaacaaaTATAGCATAGAATTGTTATTGTTAGTGTTGACttgttgtatataatatgttaaggcTGTTTTATAcgaaattgataaatattttataaaaaaaaatgttttttatttttctccttattcattaaaatgaaaatattattactgaaaTGAATGCATATAAAACGCAATATACATAATGTAATGACgcattataatacatactatTATGCCTTATCTAATAATAGAagctgtattaaaataattataaaaaaaaatgatattacaaTGAAAATCTACTCAGCTATATTTTAGAACAAAAGTACAAAAAGTGAAAACGATGACTAAATACTAAAATGCAATgcaaatgtttagatgtttggtaactatttttttatcgaatggTATTATAGCGTAATCGTAATAAGTATCgtaaagattaataaaacattatttaataatatttaaaaatcaccgaaaagaaatattttaagaagaaGATTAAGTTACACAACCTAATAAGATATAGATTAAACATGTCAGTCACACATTTTATTCTCTATAAAGAAGGCAAATATGCAACCTTATATGAGCTTATCGCGCTATTATTGGTCAATTATTCCAATACCAAGAAAATAGAATGAGATTTTCGAAATTGAAAATTACAAGATTATTAATTGCCAGACTTAAGTATCGAACATATCAAAAGTACTGGTTGGGCGTGGCCAATATAGCATATAGTCCAACCaacaagaaaaaattaaaaaggtgtGTGAAGGCCCAGGCACAGCAAGGCCGAGCAGGCACTACCTACGATGTCCCATCAAGCGAGGAGAGCAAGGGCTACTAGGTAATACTGAGCAAAATTACTCACCGATCTTGCAGCCAAAGTCATGAGGTGCACACCGCAAAGGAGGTCCGGGATGCCAGGCGATGCTCCGGTTGCCATCCACGGTCGAAGAGGCAGGATAAAGTGCGAGGATCGGTGAGGGAGGGATGAAAATTTAAGAGGGAATTAAGAATTATGTGTATAATAGGAATATGGAAAAATTAGTGACGTAAAGAATTTTTAGTAATAATGACATGTATATGCCCGATTCAAACAATATAACAGCCAATATTACGACAAAAAATGCGGCATCTCCTAACTAAGCTAAAAAAGATCGAATGAGTAATTCTACGCAGAGCTTACCTTCGACTATAGCTCACGTTGAGAAGACACAAAGCGGCTCAACCAGTTACCATCCCCAGTATGCtatcaaaaaacaaattcatCGTATATAATgtggtatttaaaatgtatttgtctatagaaattatatttgtattgatcTTGACCTAAAGTACGAATCTATTCgctattagaaataaaattctattcgATGTATACAAGAAAATTTTTGACGTCacgttacaataaaaacaaccaAACCACACTAGGACTTCCGCTACTGTGTATTGTGGGCGTTTCGCATTAAACGTTTTAAATTTGATCGATATAAATTATCTAAAGAAAAAAGACAACAGACCTAAGTCAATAACACCCATAtatcatttgtttttgttttaaatcctTGTAATTACtcaataataatcaattataataaaaaagtaagtattacaTTAAAGAAGTTCATGTATAAAAATGCCTAAGTCGCATTTTACGTCAATAGGTATGAGCgttatgtcggcgcgtttgaaaactataattacctttataataaatctaataaatccgaTACAAATATATTCCTGTTCTTATCCACACCTGCCTGCCTATAAAAGTAGGTGTTACacgctttgttttttttactttgtataaggcaaatgttttagtttttttctaaGCGACAATCAAACAAACAGGATCtatgttataattatgaatatgtgTGTACCTATTATAAACTGTAGACATTGCATGTGTTACCTTAGAAAAGCGTTTTAAGTTTTTAGCATGCGTAAGTACCTAATTAATATAGGAATGCGTTATTCTGAATGAAGATTTAATTTTCATCAGTGAAAACAGAATATACAT containing:
- the LOC115450657 gene encoding vegetative cell wall protein gp1: MSALRLVIFTTAIIAGCNASGFGHIVPAAVKSFPIVRYAPFYNFPGVVRSIHAVAPAVAPAPVLPAPLPARFIPAPVAPAPILPAPAPIFPAPAPVLPAPVPAPVPFAPAFAPAVAPAFAPPVAPAFAPAVTPAFAPPVAPAFAPAPFFASALPKLAPAVPVLPRLAPALPVLPRLAPAVPAFPAPLFARAVPALPAAPFAPIIRPVAPALPAVAPALPAPVFPPAPFAVTRALPYGIAPYAPLAPIVKQVAWK